The following proteins come from a genomic window of Kitasatospora sp. NBC_01246:
- a CDS encoding PP2C family protein-serine/threonine phosphatase — MSATGWMRERFAGPAPGTAPGSTGTWPRTALALPFIGMALVVALDYVSNTEVTVEPALTAVPALAAVVSRRTWYPLAIGLCTEAVAFLMAASSDSLGESVHSATVFAVVLVAAIGWVSATLRLRQEKALADAQLVASIARRVLLRPVPERVGTVRAAVHYEAAAAHARIGGDLYEVVNTRHGVRAVVGDVRGKGLGAVETAAAVLGAFREAAHQEPALDRVAGWLAVSLDRALHENEHPGVEEEFVTLVLIGVRPDGTAEIVNCGHPSPLLLRGTEPVRPLELAETVPPLGVLDPVDVRPPVHEVPLRQGDRVLLFTDGVIEARDRAGVFYPLAERLPHCADGHPVDVLRRLHQDVVRHVGRQLGDDAAMLLLQYDPLGPEPHLPHQNGQLTHPRS; from the coding sequence TTGAGCGCGACCGGATGGATGAGAGAGCGGTTCGCCGGGCCGGCCCCGGGGACCGCTCCGGGCTCGACCGGCACCTGGCCGAGGACGGCGCTCGCGCTGCCGTTCATCGGCATGGCGCTGGTCGTGGCCCTCGACTACGTCAGCAACACCGAGGTGACGGTCGAGCCGGCCCTCACCGCCGTTCCCGCGCTGGCCGCCGTGGTCAGCCGGCGTACCTGGTACCCGCTCGCCATCGGCCTCTGCACCGAGGCCGTGGCCTTCCTGATGGCCGCCAGCAGCGACTCGCTCGGCGAGTCCGTGCACAGCGCCACCGTCTTCGCCGTCGTGCTGGTCGCCGCGATCGGCTGGGTCAGCGCCACCCTGCGGCTGCGCCAGGAGAAGGCGCTGGCCGACGCCCAGCTGGTCGCCTCGATCGCCCGCCGGGTGCTGCTGCGGCCGGTCCCCGAGCGGGTCGGCACCGTCCGGGCCGCCGTCCACTACGAGGCCGCCGCCGCGCACGCCAGGATCGGCGGCGACCTCTACGAGGTGGTCAACACCCGGCACGGGGTCCGGGCCGTGGTCGGCGACGTCCGGGGCAAGGGGCTCGGCGCGGTGGAGACCGCCGCCGCCGTGCTCGGCGCCTTCCGGGAGGCCGCCCACCAGGAGCCCGCGCTGGACCGGGTGGCGGGCTGGCTCGCGGTGAGCCTCGACCGGGCCCTGCACGAGAACGAGCACCCCGGCGTGGAGGAGGAGTTCGTCACCCTGGTGCTGATCGGGGTCCGGCCCGACGGCACCGCCGAGATCGTCAACTGCGGCCACCCGTCGCCGCTGCTGCTGCGGGGTACCGAGCCGGTCCGGCCGCTGGAGCTCGCCGAGACGGTGCCCCCGCTCGGCGTCCTCGACCCGGTCGACGTCCGGCCGCCGGTGCACGAGGTCCCGCTGCGGCAGGGGGACCGCGTCCTGCTGTTCACCGACGGAGTCATCGAGGCCCGGGACCGGGCCGGCGTCTTCTACCCGCTCGCCGAGCGGCTGCCGCACTGCGCGGACGGCCACCCGGTGGACGTCCTGCGGCGCCTGCACCAGGACGTGGTCCGCCACGTCGGCCGCCAGCTCGGCGACGACGCGGCGATGCTGCTGCTCCAGTACGACCCGCTCGGGCCGGAGCCGCACCTGCCGCACCAGAACGGGCAGCTGACGCACCCCCGGAGCTGA
- a CDS encoding ABC transporter ATP-binding protein, whose translation MIHTDPSRLGTEPVLHLDNVTRVHGQGAAEVHALRGVDLRVHPGEFVAVMGPSGSGKSTLLTLAGGLDTPSSGRVLVEGTALGGLNRKKLAEVRRRSVGYVFQDYNLIPALTAAENVSLPRELDGLSGRAARREAMTALEELGIPELADRFPDDMSGGQQQRVAIARALIGDRRLVLADEPTGALDSTTGESVLAVLRARCDAGAAAMMVTHEARHAAWADRVVFLRDGRMVDESISQDAGTLLVSAATNAKGPVAQ comes from the coding sequence GTGATCCACACCGATCCGAGCAGGCTCGGCACCGAACCGGTGCTGCACCTGGACAACGTCACCCGGGTGCACGGCCAGGGCGCGGCCGAGGTGCACGCGCTGCGCGGGGTGGACCTCCGGGTGCACCCCGGCGAGTTCGTCGCCGTGATGGGGCCCTCCGGCTCCGGCAAGTCGACCCTGCTGACGCTCGCCGGGGGGCTGGACACCCCGAGCAGCGGTCGGGTCCTGGTCGAGGGCACCGCCCTGGGCGGCCTCAACCGCAAGAAGCTGGCCGAGGTCCGTCGCCGTTCGGTCGGCTACGTGTTCCAGGACTACAACCTGATCCCGGCCCTCACCGCGGCCGAGAACGTCTCGCTGCCGCGCGAGCTCGACGGTCTCTCCGGCCGCGCCGCCCGCCGCGAGGCGATGACCGCGCTGGAGGAGCTCGGCATCCCCGAGCTCGCCGACCGCTTCCCCGACGACATGTCCGGCGGGCAGCAGCAGCGCGTCGCGATCGCCCGCGCGCTGATCGGCGACCGCCGGCTCGTCCTCGCCGACGAGCCCACCGGCGCCCTCGACTCCACCACCGGTGAGTCCGTCCTCGCCGTGCTGCGCGCCCGCTGCGACGCCGGCGCCGCCGCGATGATGGTCACCCACGAGGCCCGGCACGCCGCCTGGGCCGACCGCGTGGTCTTCCTCCGCGACGGCCGCATGGTCGACGAGAGCATCAGCCAGGACGCCGGCACCCTGCTGGTCTCCGCAGCCACCAACGCGAAGGGCCCGGTGGCGCAGTGA
- a CDS encoding PadR family transcriptional regulator — protein MSIRHGLLALLDQGPRYGYQLRTEFEARTGATWPLNVGQVYTTLSRLERDGLVEPAGEDEEGHQFYAVTEAGRAELRTWFDTPVPRTSPPRDELAIKLAMAVTVPGVDVPAVVQGQRRHSIKALQDYTRLKARALTGEARPGGAGPSAAPGADLAWLLVLEQLIFQTEAEIRWLDHCETRLAQHAEIEQARAAEARAAEPEVVRRGRRRTRA, from the coding sequence ATGTCCATCCGTCACGGTCTGCTCGCCCTGCTCGACCAGGGCCCGCGCTACGGCTACCAGCTGCGTACCGAGTTCGAGGCGCGCACCGGTGCCACCTGGCCGCTCAACGTCGGCCAGGTCTACACCACCTTGTCCCGCCTGGAGCGCGACGGCCTGGTCGAGCCCGCGGGGGAGGACGAGGAGGGGCACCAGTTCTACGCGGTCACCGAAGCAGGACGCGCGGAGCTGCGCACCTGGTTCGACACCCCGGTGCCGCGGACCAGCCCGCCGCGCGACGAGCTGGCGATCAAGCTGGCCATGGCGGTCACCGTCCCCGGGGTGGACGTGCCCGCCGTCGTCCAGGGCCAGCGCCGGCACAGCATCAAGGCGCTCCAGGACTACACCCGGCTCAAGGCCCGCGCGCTGACCGGCGAGGCCCGCCCCGGCGGCGCCGGCCCGTCGGCCGCCCCCGGCGCCGACCTCGCCTGGCTGCTCGTCCTCGAACAGCTGATCTTCCAGACCGAGGCCGAGATCCGCTGGCTCGACCACTGCGAGACCCGCCTCGCCCAGCACGCCGAGATCGAACAGGCCCGGGCCGCCGAGGCCCGCGCCGCCGAGCCCGAGGTCGTCCGGCGCGGGCGGCGCCGCACCCGGGCCTGA
- a CDS encoding ATP-dependent DNA helicase has protein sequence MTAALSHPDQLKELLGIPFNREQMAAIGAPLEPAVIVAGAGSGKTTVMAARVVWLVGSGAVRPEEVLGLTFTNKAAGELAERVRAALRLGGVAEPDEEALGEPEISTYHAFAGRLLKEHGLRIGIEPDVRLLADATRFQLAAKVLRTARGPFPALTGTFSNLVADLTALDGELAEHLVEPDALRAFDEELLDTLATVRLGNDDLRAVPVTARARLELLRLVEEYRRRKAAAGLMDFGDQIAAAARLAQQRPEVGELLRAQYRVVLLDEYQDTSVAQRLMLAGLYGAGPEGRGTGHPVTAVGDPCQAIYGWRGASVANLDDFPRHFPKADGSGAARYSLSENRRSGGRLLAFANELAEPLRAMHEGVEALRPAPGAEQEGYVRAALLPTHAQEIDWLADSIAHLVRTGTAPGRIAVLCRGGAAFPDIHAALVARDVPVEVVGLGGLLQLPEVADLVATCEVLQDPTANAALVRLLIGPRWRIGPRDLALLGRRAAELVRTARPEGVEALAAAVAEADPTEVVSLADALETFLDPASGGDGDRSDELPFSAEARPRFARLARELRELRRSLAEPLMDVLHRVLAVTGLEVELAASPQALAARRRETLHAFLDVAAGFADLDGDPGLSAFLGFLRAAQEYERGLDSSLPGGEDTVKVLTAHKSKGLEWDVVAVPGLVRGAFPSSTTRERWTSVKRVLPHALRGDAATLPDVRGGWNSKSMAAFKAALAEHSGTEELRLGYVAFTRPRSLLLASGHWWGPSQKTVRGPSAFLERLRTHCERPGAGELEHWAEQPPKGAENPALAAPVERPWPLPLDPAAQHARRRVAEVVHRRLAGLPAPEPEPMAAEDRRQVESWDRDLTALVGELERSRRSVREVPLPAALSATQLQRLAADPDGFAHDLARPMPRPPQPAARRGTRFHAWVQSRIEPLLLIEPGALPGADDDGIEDEQDLERLKEAFLRTPYANRTPYRVEAPFQLVLAGRVVRGRIDAVYREDDGRSEFGGASRYEVVDWKTHREETADPLQLAVYRVAWAEQLGVPPEQVTASFLYVRSGRVEQPAGLPDRKELERLLIGNSEE, from the coding sequence GTGACCGCCGCGCTCAGCCACCCCGACCAGCTCAAGGAGCTGCTGGGCATCCCGTTCAACCGGGAGCAGATGGCGGCCATCGGGGCTCCGCTGGAGCCGGCCGTGATCGTCGCCGGGGCGGGCTCCGGGAAGACCACGGTGATGGCCGCCCGGGTGGTCTGGCTGGTCGGGTCCGGGGCCGTCCGCCCGGAGGAGGTGCTCGGCCTCACCTTCACCAACAAGGCCGCCGGGGAGCTCGCCGAACGCGTCCGCGCGGCCCTGCGGCTCGGCGGCGTGGCCGAACCGGACGAGGAGGCGCTCGGCGAGCCGGAGATCTCCACCTACCACGCCTTCGCCGGCCGCCTGCTCAAGGAGCACGGCCTGCGGATCGGCATCGAGCCGGACGTCCGGCTGCTCGCCGACGCCACCCGCTTCCAGCTCGCCGCCAAGGTGCTGCGCACCGCGCGCGGTCCCTTCCCGGCGCTCACCGGGACCTTCAGCAACCTGGTCGCCGACCTGACCGCGCTGGACGGCGAGCTCGCCGAGCACCTGGTCGAGCCGGACGCGCTGCGCGCCTTCGACGAGGAGCTGCTCGACACCCTCGCCACCGTCCGGCTCGGCAACGACGACCTGCGGGCCGTGCCGGTCACCGCCCGGGCCCGGCTGGAGCTGCTGCGCCTGGTCGAGGAGTACCGGCGGCGCAAGGCCGCGGCCGGGCTGATGGACTTCGGCGACCAGATAGCCGCCGCCGCCCGGCTCGCGCAGCAGCGCCCCGAGGTCGGCGAGCTGCTCCGGGCCCAGTACCGGGTGGTGCTGCTCGACGAGTACCAGGACACCTCGGTCGCGCAGCGGCTGATGCTGGCCGGCCTGTACGGCGCCGGCCCCGAGGGGCGGGGCACCGGCCACCCCGTCACCGCCGTCGGCGACCCCTGCCAGGCGATCTACGGCTGGCGCGGCGCCTCGGTCGCCAACCTGGACGACTTCCCCCGGCACTTCCCGAAGGCCGACGGCTCCGGGGCGGCCCGGTACTCGCTCAGCGAGAACCGCCGCAGCGGCGGGCGGCTGCTCGCCTTCGCCAACGAGCTGGCCGAACCGCTGCGCGCGATGCACGAGGGCGTCGAGGCGCTGCGCCCGGCTCCCGGCGCCGAGCAGGAGGGCTACGTCCGGGCCGCGCTGCTGCCCACCCACGCGCAGGAGATCGACTGGCTGGCCGACTCGATCGCCCACCTGGTCCGCACCGGTACCGCCCCGGGCCGGATCGCCGTGCTCTGCCGGGGCGGCGCGGCCTTCCCCGACATCCACGCGGCGCTGGTCGCCCGGGACGTGCCGGTCGAGGTGGTCGGACTCGGCGGCCTGCTGCAACTGCCCGAGGTGGCCGACCTGGTGGCGACCTGCGAGGTGCTGCAGGACCCGACCGCCAACGCGGCGCTGGTCCGGCTGCTGATCGGCCCGCGCTGGCGGATCGGCCCGCGCGACCTCGCCCTGCTCGGCCGGCGCGCCGCCGAACTGGTGCGCACCGCCCGGCCGGAGGGCGTCGAGGCGCTGGCCGCGGCCGTCGCCGAGGCCGATCCGACCGAGGTGGTCTCGCTGGCCGACGCGCTGGAGACCTTCCTGGACCCGGCGTCCGGCGGGGACGGCGACCGGTCCGACGAGCTGCCGTTCTCCGCAGAGGCCAGGCCGCGCTTCGCCCGGCTCGCCCGGGAGCTGCGCGAGCTGCGCCGCTCGCTCGCCGAGCCGCTGATGGACGTGCTGCACCGGGTGCTCGCGGTCACCGGCCTGGAGGTCGAACTCGCCGCCTCCCCCCAGGCACTGGCCGCCCGCCGCCGGGAGACCCTGCACGCCTTCCTGGACGTCGCGGCCGGCTTCGCGGACCTGGACGGCGACCCGGGCCTGTCGGCCTTCCTCGGCTTCCTGCGCGCCGCCCAGGAGTACGAGCGCGGGCTGGACAGCAGCCTGCCCGGCGGGGAGGACACCGTGAAGGTCCTCACCGCGCACAAGTCCAAGGGCCTGGAGTGGGACGTCGTGGCCGTTCCCGGGCTGGTCAGGGGCGCCTTCCCGTCCTCGACCACGCGCGAGCGCTGGACCAGCGTCAAGCGGGTGCTGCCGCACGCCCTGCGCGGCGACGCGGCCACCCTGCCCGATGTGCGCGGCGGGTGGAACAGCAAGTCCATGGCCGCCTTCAAGGCGGCGCTCGCCGAGCACTCGGGCACCGAGGAACTGCGCCTCGGCTACGTCGCCTTCACCCGGCCGCGGTCGCTGCTGCTGGCCTCCGGGCACTGGTGGGGCCCCAGCCAGAAGACCGTGCGCGGCCCGTCCGCCTTCCTGGAGCGGCTGCGGACGCACTGCGAGCGGCCCGGCGCCGGCGAGCTCGAACACTGGGCCGAGCAGCCGCCCAAGGGCGCCGAGAACCCGGCGCTGGCCGCGCCCGTCGAGCGGCCCTGGCCGCTGCCGCTGGATCCGGCGGCCCAGCACGCCCGCCGCCGGGTCGCCGAGGTGGTGCACCGCCGCCTCGCCGGCCTGCCCGCCCCCGAACCGGAGCCGATGGCCGCCGAGGACCGCCGCCAGGTCGAGTCCTGGGACCGCGACCTCACCGCGCTGGTCGGCGAGTTGGAGCGGTCCCGGCGCAGCGTCCGGGAGGTGCCGCTGCCCGCCGCGCTGTCCGCCACCCAGCTCCAGCGGCTGGCCGCCGATCCGGACGGCTTCGCGCACGACCTGGCCCGCCCGATGCCCCGGCCGCCGCAGCCGGCCGCCCGCCGGGGCACCCGGTTCCACGCCTGGGTGCAGTCCCGGATCGAGCCGCTGCTGCTGATCGAGCCGGGCGCGCTGCCGGGCGCGGACGACGACGGCATCGAGGACGAGCAGGACCTGGAGCGGCTCAAGGAGGCGTTCCTGCGCACGCCCTACGCGAACCGGACGCCCTACCGGGTCGAGGCGCCGTTCCAGTTGGTGCTGGCGGGCCGGGTGGTGCGCGGCCGGATCGATGCGGTCTACCGGGAAGATGACGGCCGGTCGGAATTCGGCGGCGCGTCACGCTACGAAGTGGTGGACTGGAAGACGCACCGCGAGGAGACCGCCGATCCGCTCCAGCTCGCGGTCTACCGGGTCGCCTGGGCCGAACAGTTGGGAGTTCCGCCGGAGCAGGTCACGGCGTCCTTCCTGTACGTCCGCAGCGGTCGGGTCGAACAACCAGCAGGACTTCCCGACCGAAAAGAGTTGGAACGGCTCCTGATCGGGAACAGTGAAGAATGA
- a CDS encoding endonuclease/exonuclease/phosphatase family protein: protein MSQLRIATFNLLHGQPLAPDGAPRPYPADAGGPLAEAVAALDADVLALQEVDRYQARSGGTDQAAVAAKAMGAADWRFAAALHGRPAPVAGWVPEPAVPAGLQVYGPNEVGDDAPPSYGTALLTRLPVRHWRARRFAPAPFGLPLRVAGRRGLTPVPDEPRAALAAVLEGEHGPFTVVAAHLSFVPGWNMAQLAGIRRWIADLPQPYLVLGDFNLIGAVPRTVLGGATALDRTAPRARVRELRAARRARPALVEPRRRRVREPRARLQGWYDLARTPTYPSHRPAVQFDHVLAVGVPRTAVGPAAAPRAVVSDHRPLVVEVGL, encoded by the coding sequence GTGAGCCAGTTGCGCATCGCCACCTTCAATCTGTTGCACGGTCAGCCGCTCGCCCCGGACGGTGCTCCGCGGCCCTACCCCGCCGACGCCGGTGGACCGTTGGCGGAGGCGGTGGCCGCGCTGGACGCCGACGTGCTCGCCCTCCAGGAGGTGGACCGCTACCAGGCCCGCTCCGGCGGCACCGACCAGGCCGCCGTCGCCGCCAAGGCGATGGGCGCCGCGGACTGGCGGTTCGCCGCCGCGCTGCACGGGCGCCCGGCGCCGGTCGCGGGCTGGGTGCCGGAGCCCGCCGTCCCCGCCGGACTCCAGGTGTACGGGCCGAACGAGGTCGGCGACGACGCGCCGCCGTCGTACGGCACCGCACTGCTGACCCGGCTGCCGGTGCGGCACTGGCGGGCCCGGCGGTTCGCCCCGGCCCCGTTCGGGCTGCCGCTGCGGGTGGCCGGCCGGCGCGGGCTCACGCCCGTCCCGGACGAGCCGCGGGCCGCGCTGGCGGCCGTATTGGAGGGCGAGCACGGGCCGTTCACCGTGGTGGCGGCGCACCTGTCGTTCGTGCCGGGCTGGAACATGGCGCAGCTGGCGGGGATCCGGCGCTGGATCGCCGACCTGCCGCAGCCCTACCTGGTCCTGGGGGACTTCAACCTGATCGGCGCGGTGCCCCGGACGGTGCTGGGCGGGGCCACCGCGCTGGACCGGACGGCGCCCCGGGCGCGGGTGCGCGAACTGCGGGCGGCCCGGCGGGCCCGGCCGGCCCTGGTCGAGCCGCGCCGGCGGCGGGTGCGCGAGCCCCGGGCGCGGCTCCAGGGCTGGTACGACCTGGCCCGCACGCCCACCTACCCCTCGCACCGACCGGCCGTGCAGTTCGACCACGTGCTCGCGGTGGGCGTGCCGCGCACCGCGGTCGGCCCGGCGGCCGCCCCGCGGGCGGTGGTCTCGGACCACCGCCCGCTGGTGGTGGAGGTCGGCCTCTAG